A part of Candidatus Abyssobacteria bacterium SURF_5 genomic DNA contains:
- a CDS encoding formylglycine-generating enzyme family protein has product MDSRRRGITVALIVLVIIFAVWVSRTGVKKSMPPAEFEKPAITEAEKPRSMAGTQVPSTQEPAEQILEQVQEIPQEATPEPAPEIARAIAPVAGQPCSPDTPAVAKQRSAAAPAGMVYVPGGIFTMGVSTGAQGSDDMPAHNVCLSGFYIDRFEVTNAQFKEFVDATGYVTDAEKQGASESVRTWRHPYGPDSNFETMLDHPAICVSWNDANAYAGWIGKRLPTEAEWEKAARGTDGRIFPWGNTTPAGSIANVADKSFSAKWSAAGMDDSHKTAAPVGSFPTGKSVYGAEDMAGNVWEWCSDWWDSKYYMQSPPNNPVGPATGEYRIIRGGSWYYHLDGAKTTQRMYFRPDGSSAAIGFRCVLEVK; this is encoded by the coding sequence ATGGACTCGAGACGACGCGGGATAACGGTTGCACTCATCGTTCTTGTAATCATATTTGCGGTCTGGGTATCAAGGACGGGCGTCAAGAAATCGATGCCTCCAGCCGAATTCGAAAAACCGGCAATAACTGAAGCTGAAAAACCGCGATCGATGGCAGGAACGCAGGTCCCCTCAACACAGGAACCGGCTGAACAAATTTTGGAGCAAGTGCAGGAAATTCCTCAGGAGGCTACGCCCGAACCTGCGCCCGAAATTGCTCGCGCTATTGCGCCCGTTGCCGGACAACCATGCTCACCGGACACTCCCGCAGTAGCGAAACAACGCTCTGCCGCCGCGCCTGCCGGAATGGTTTACGTTCCCGGTGGAATCTTTACGATGGGCGTCTCAACCGGAGCACAAGGCTCAGATGACATGCCCGCACATAATGTCTGTCTCAGCGGCTTTTATATCGACAGATTTGAAGTGACCAACGCGCAGTTCAAAGAATTTGTCGATGCGACAGGATACGTCACCGACGCCGAGAAGCAAGGCGCATCTGAGAGCGTGCGTACCTGGCGTCACCCGTACGGACCGGATTCGAACTTTGAAACGATGCTCGATCACCCGGCCATTTGCGTGAGTTGGAATGATGCCAATGCATACGCTGGCTGGATCGGAAAGAGGCTGCCGACCGAGGCGGAATGGGAAAAGGCGGCGCGCGGCACGGACGGGCGCATATTCCCCTGGGGAAACACGACGCCGGCCGGCTCAATTGCTAATGTTGCCGACAAGAGTTTTTCTGCGAAATGGAGCGCCGCCGGGATGGATGATTCCCATAAAACCGCCGCGCCGGTGGGGTCTTTCCCGACCGGCAAGAGCGTGTATGGCGCGGAAGATATGGCCGGAAACGTATGGGAGTGGTGTTCGGACTGGTGGGACAGTAAATATTACATGCAGAGCCCTCCGAATAATCCCGTTGGTCCGGCTACAGGTGAGTACAGGATAATCCGAGGAGGTTCCTGGTACTATCACCTTGATGGAGCAAAGACGACACAACGGATGTATTTCCGGCCTGACGGCAGCAGCGCCGCGATTGGATTCCGCTGTGTCTTAGAGGTGAAGTGA
- the priA gene encoding primosomal protein N': protein MFAQVVFNLPLDRSYTYSIPHDLAEYVVPGVRVSVYLRKHLSTGFVIELSETAPEGEIKPVCDVLDAEPLVDEYLLRLTRWIAEYYLCSWGQALDCALPPGVRLSSRTRISLNRLPPSELSRIVSTLEQQAPVQFKILKILLEKRKMSLAQLQKAMGNDSLYGALSSLEKSGIVTRLTEVVRSEHVKRLTALRIPAHVDAVKAASTLASGSIKQGRLLELIADRGEILAAEAARSAGASYDTIQRLVKKGLVELFEKEIVRSYPTLSPSANDTAVHTLTAEQQEAVALIQRHLEQQQFQTVLLEGITGSGKTEVYLRAIDFVARKGMGAIVLVPEIALTPQTVSRFRGRFGDSVAVLHSRLSLGERYDEWRRIKAGILNIVVGARSAIFAPVKNLGLIVVDEEHEASYKQNETPRYQARDVAIMRARDANAVVVLGTATPSLETYHNVELGKYARTELSARVQSQVLPEIQLIDLRAAQRGQTVERILSDELAFKIGEKLARKEQAIIFLNRRGYTPFFLCPKCGVSLGCQHCSVALTYHATENKMKCHYCNSTSPVPQQCPYCGNAKLAKFGTGTERVQEEIENLFPDARIQRMDADTTSTKWAHEKIFTAFREGELDILVGTQMLAKGLDFPRVTLVGVVLADVALNLPDFRAAERTFQLLMQVGGRSGRSHRGGEVIIQTYNPAHYAIQCAKMHDYRGFYQEEMKLRREVGFPPYRRLMNVLVDSTSQKEALQATRRLAEVAKQGEAADARTLTIMGPSAAPLAKIKGRYRFRFLLLSPHAAVLKRIGQAIIDSHKKIHGAKARLTVDMDPVSMM, encoded by the coding sequence ATGTTTGCACAGGTTGTCTTCAATTTGCCGCTCGATCGCTCCTACACCTATTCAATCCCGCATGACCTTGCCGAATACGTGGTGCCGGGGGTCCGTGTATCGGTTTACCTTCGCAAACACCTTTCGACAGGTTTCGTTATCGAACTGAGCGAAACGGCGCCGGAGGGAGAAATCAAGCCTGTCTGCGATGTGCTGGATGCCGAGCCGCTTGTTGATGAATATCTTCTTCGGCTCACGCGCTGGATAGCCGAGTATTATCTCTGTTCCTGGGGACAGGCGCTCGATTGCGCTCTGCCGCCGGGCGTCAGGCTCTCTTCCCGCACCCGGATCAGTCTGAATCGACTTCCCCCATCCGAATTGAGCAGGATCGTATCAACCTTGGAGCAGCAGGCTCCGGTTCAATTCAAAATTCTGAAAATCCTGCTCGAAAAAAGGAAAATGAGTCTGGCACAACTCCAGAAGGCCATGGGGAACGACAGCCTGTACGGCGCGCTCTCGTCGCTCGAGAAAAGCGGCATCGTGACCAGACTGACTGAGGTCGTCAGGAGCGAGCACGTGAAACGGCTGACGGCGCTGAGAATCCCTGCTCATGTGGACGCGGTGAAAGCCGCCTCGACCCTGGCAAGCGGCTCAATCAAGCAGGGGCGGCTGCTGGAGCTGATCGCTGATCGCGGAGAGATTCTTGCCGCTGAGGCCGCGCGATCCGCGGGAGCTTCCTATGACACGATCCAGCGACTGGTCAAGAAGGGGCTCGTCGAGTTATTCGAGAAGGAAATCGTGCGGTCATATCCAACCCTCTCTCCTTCCGCGAACGATACAGCTGTGCATACGTTAACAGCCGAACAACAGGAGGCGGTCGCCCTGATCCAGCGGCATCTTGAACAGCAGCAGTTTCAAACGGTGCTGCTGGAAGGTATTACCGGCAGCGGAAAAACGGAAGTATACCTGCGGGCAATCGATTTTGTGGCGAGAAAGGGAATGGGCGCCATTGTTCTGGTCCCTGAAATTGCGTTGACTCCGCAAACGGTTTCCCGTTTCAGAGGACGGTTTGGAGATTCCGTGGCCGTGCTGCATTCGCGTCTATCTCTGGGCGAGCGATACGACGAATGGCGGCGGATCAAGGCCGGAATTCTCAACATAGTTGTGGGAGCCCGCTCCGCCATTTTCGCGCCGGTGAAAAACCTGGGGCTGATTGTCGTGGATGAAGAGCACGAGGCTTCGTATAAACAGAATGAGACCCCTCGCTATCAGGCGCGCGACGTTGCAATCATGCGAGCACGCGATGCAAACGCAGTCGTCGTGCTGGGTACTGCGACTCCTTCGCTGGAGACATACCACAATGTTGAACTCGGGAAGTACGCGCGGACCGAACTGAGCGCGCGGGTCCAGAGCCAGGTCTTGCCTGAGATTCAGTTGATCGATCTGCGCGCTGCGCAACGCGGCCAGACGGTCGAGCGGATTCTTTCCGATGAACTCGCTTTCAAAATCGGCGAAAAACTCGCCCGGAAAGAACAGGCGATCATTTTTCTGAATCGGCGAGGGTACACCCCTTTTTTTCTGTGTCCCAAATGCGGCGTCTCATTGGGCTGCCAGCACTGCAGCGTAGCACTCACCTATCACGCGACCGAGAACAAAATGAAGTGTCATTACTGCAATTCCACCAGCCCTGTCCCTCAGCAGTGCCCCTACTGCGGGAATGCGAAACTCGCGAAATTCGGCACCGGCACAGAACGGGTGCAGGAAGAGATAGAGAACCTTTTTCCCGACGCGCGCATCCAGCGGATGGATGCCGATACGACTTCGACGAAATGGGCGCATGAAAAAATCTTCACCGCTTTTCGGGAAGGAGAACTCGATATTCTGGTCGGCACGCAGATGCTGGCAAAAGGGCTTGATTTCCCGCGGGTGACTCTGGTCGGCGTGGTGCTGGCTGATGTGGCTTTGAATCTGCCTGATTTCCGCGCCGCCGAAAGGACCTTTCAATTGCTGATGCAGGTCGGAGGCCGCTCCGGGCGCAGTCATCGGGGAGGAGAGGTCATTATCCAGACTTACAATCCGGCGCATTATGCGATTCAGTGCGCAAAAATGCACGATTATCGGGGTTTCTATCAGGAAGAAATGAAGCTGAGACGCGAAGTCGGGTTCCCGCCCTACCGGCGCCTGATGAATGTGCTGGTCGATTCCACCTCGCAAAAGGAGGCATTACAGGCAACCCGTCGTCTCGCAGAAGTGGCGAAGCAAGGCGAGGCCGCCGATGCGCGGACTCTTACGATTATGGGACCATCGGCCGCGCCGCTTGCAAAGATCAAGGGACGGTATCGATTCCGCTTCCTGCTGTTGTCGCCGCATGCGGCGGTACTAAAGCGCATCGGGCAGGCCATAATCGATTCTCACAAAAAAATTCACGGCGCAAAGGCGCGCTTGACCGTCGATATGGACCCGGTGTCAATGATGTGA